DNA from Candidatus Eisenbacteria bacterium:
CCTCGGGGAGCATCCCGACGATCTCGGAGTGGGCGTGCTGGGAGATGAGGCGGATGAGCTGCGAGCGGTACGAGTCGGGCATCCAGTCGCGGGGCTCGACGTGGAGGTGGTCACGGATGTGGGCGTCAAACGCGGACTCACTTCCCTGTGCCGTCGGCTGCATGGACCCGTCCTGCCCGGTGCGGGCGGAGGCAGGGGCGGCGAGGCGTCCCTGCGACTTCACGAGTTGCGGCCAACGAACGAGTGAAGCGTATCACTTCTTGGATGCCCGGGGCAGCCCCGGGGTGCGGCCGAACGGGGACTCCCTCAGGCCCCCGGCTTGCTCCCGCTGCGGTACAGCCTCACGTTCACCTTTTCCACCGTGGCCAGCCCCTCCCGGATGGCCCCGTCCACCACCGGCAGGAACGCCTCGATCTTCTCCTCGGTGTCCACGATCTCCACCACGATGGGCAGGTCCTCGGACAGGCGCAGGATCTTGGAAGTGTGCAGCCGGCTGTGGGCGCCGAAGCCCGCGATCCCGCGGATCACGGTGGCCCCGGCCAGGCCCCGCTCGCGCGCGGCCCGCACCAGCCACTCGTGCAGCGGGTGACCTTCGTGCCGGTCGCTCTCGCCGATGAAGATGCGCAGCAGGTGACCCTGTTCGGGCAGCATCATGTCCGCTCCCTCACGCGGCGCGCGCCAGCGCGAAGCCGGCCCAGACCGCGCCGAGGCCCAGGACCAGGTGCAGCGCCACGGAGGCGAGGGCCGCCACTCCCTCGCCCCCGCGCGCCAGCTGGAACGTCTCGTAACCGAACGTGGAGAAGGTGGTGAACCCGCCCAGCACGCCGATGAACAGGAAAGCGCGGGTGGCTCCCGAGAATAGCCCCCGCGATTCGGCCAGCCCGGCCAGCAGCCCGATCACCAGGCAGCCGGTCACGTTCACCAACAGTGTCTCGAAGGGAAACGACGCTCCGCCGCGCATGCGCCCGACGAGGCCGCCCACAAGGTAGCGCGCCATCGAGCCCAGCGCGCCACCCAGGCCCACCAGCAGCAGGCGTCCCATGTTCTCCCCGCTCCGTTCCTGCGCCGGCCCTACCAGATCTCCACGCGCAGCGTATCCGGCCGGTACATGGCATCACCCGGCTTCACGCCGAAGGCCTTGTGGAATTCCGGCATGTTCGCCAGCGGCCCGTTGATGCGGAAGTTCCCGGGGGAATGCGGGTCGGTGAGCACCTGGTTGCGCAGCGCCTCGGGCCGGATCAGGGTGCGCCAGATCTGCGCCCACGACAGGAAGAACCGCTGTTCGGGAGTGAACCCGCCGATGGGCGCCGGGCGCGGCTGGCCTGCCAGCGCGCGCTGCAGCGCTTCGTAGGCCACCGTGAGCCCGCCCAGGTCGGCGATGTTCTCGCCCGTGGTGAGCCGCCCGTTGACGTGCAGCGTGTCGATGGCCACGAACTCCGAGAACTGGTCGATGATCTTCGCCGCGCGCGCCTTGTACTGCTCGGCGTCCGCCGGGGTCCACCAGTCACGGAGATTTCCCTGCGCGTCGAACTGGCGGCCGCGATCGTCGAAGCCGTGGGTCATCTCGTGCCCGATCACCGCGCCCATGCCGCCATAGTTCACCGCATCGTCGGCTTCGGGGTCGAAGAACGGCGGCTGCAGGATGCCCGCGGGAAACACGATCTCGTTGTTCGTGGGGCTGTAGTAGGCGTTCACCGTGGCCGGCGTCATGCCCCACTCGGTGCGGTCCACGGGCCCGCCGATGCGGGCCGTACGGCGCCGGTACTCGAACTGCTGCGCGCGGATGCTGTTGAGCAGCAACTCGCGCCGCTCCAGCTTCAGGGAGGTGTAGTCCTTCCACTTCTCGGCGTAGCCCACCTTCTCGCCGAAGGCGTGCAGCTTGCCGAGCGCCTGGATGCGGGTGGAGTCGCTCATCCACGGCAGCTTCCGGATGCGCGCCTCCAGCGCGGCCTCCAGGTTGTGCACCATCTCCAGGGCGCGCGCGCGGGCCGCAGGAGTGAAGTGGCGGGCCACGTACTCCTGGCCCAGGGCGTCACCAAGCGCGGCGTCGGTCAGGCGCAGGCAGCGCTTCCAGCGGGGCTGCATCTCCGGGGCCCCGCTCAGCAGCCGCTCGAAGCGGAAGTTCTCCTCCACGAAGGCCGAGCTGAGCAGCGGGGCCGCATCCTGCACCGCGTGGCTGCGCAGGTAGGCCTTCCAGTCCGCCAGGGGGATGCTGTCCATCAGCCGCCCCACGGCGGTGAGGAACTCGGGCTGCGCGACGTTCAGCTCGTCGAACTTCGGGAGGCCGGCCTGCTCGAAGTAGTCCGCCCACTTGAAATCCGGCGTGAGGGCCTGCAGCTCAGCCACCTTCATCTTGTGGTAGTTGCCCCGCGGGTCCCGCAGCTGGACGCGGTTCTTCGAAATCGCGGCGATCGCCGTCTCCACGGCCATCACCCGCGACGCGGCGTCCCCGGCCTCGGCCCCGGGATCCCCCAGCAGCTGCAGGGTGCGCGCCAGGTGCGCCACGTATTCCGTGCGGATGCGCACCGCG
Protein-coding regions in this window:
- the crcB gene encoding fluoride efflux transporter CrcB, giving the protein MGRLLLVGLGGALGSMARYLVGGLVGRMRGGASFPFETLLVNVTGCLVIGLLAGLAESRGLFSGATRAFLFIGVLGGFTTFSTFGYETFQLARGGEGVAALASVALHLVLGLGAVWAGFALARAA
- a CDS encoding DUF190 domain-containing protein; the encoded protein is MMLPEQGHLLRIFIGESDRHEGHPLHEWLVRAARERGLAGATVIRGIAGFGAHSRLHTSKILRLSEDLPIVVEIVDTEEKIEAFLPVVDGAIREGLATVEKVNVRLYRSGSKPGA
- a CDS encoding M13 family metallopeptidase, with protein sequence MRFRALPSRLLLCAFACAFAWGLAPAAPAGSAPATASPEVPAAAPGSAARGLDPANLDPSVSPAADFNLYANGSWMKRTRLPASYGRYGGFTELADRNQAVLHRLLEEILADANAAPGSERWKLAAFHGACMDSQLADSLGAAPLRPRLERIAALKEKADLPRLAAELHVDGVGALFRFGAASDQRNSSMTLAQLGQGGLGLPDRDAYFKTDTAAVRIRTEYVAHLARTLQLLGDPGAEAGDAASRVMAVETAIAAISKNRVQLRDPRGNYHKMKVAELQALTPDFKWADYFEQAGLPKFDELNVAQPEFLTAVGRLMDSIPLADWKAYLRSHAVQDAAPLLSSAFVEENFRFERLLSGAPEMQPRWKRCLRLTDAALGDALGQEYVARHFTPAARARALEMVHNLEAALEARIRKLPWMSDSTRIQALGKLHAFGEKVGYAEKWKDYTSLKLERRELLLNSIRAQQFEYRRRTARIGGPVDRTEWGMTPATVNAYYSPTNNEIVFPAGILQPPFFDPEADDAVNYGGMGAVIGHEMTHGFDDRGRQFDAQGNLRDWWTPADAEQYKARAAKIIDQFSEFVAIDTLHVNGRLTTGENIADLGGLTVAYEALQRALAGQPRPAPIGGFTPEQRFFLSWAQIWRTLIRPEALRNQVLTDPHSPGNFRINGPLANMPEFHKAFGVKPGDAMYRPDTLRVEIW